ATCTTGAGCGCTGAACAATATTTTGTCAATTCATCAGCCTCAATAGATCTATCAAGCGGCGATACAGATGTAGTTTCGGTAATTGAATCGAGCGGGGACAGTATGCTAAATAAAATAGGCCAAAAAACACGATTGGTATTCTCAAAGCAACCTAAACTATCACCAAATATTTCATCGGAAGCAGCTCAGACCAGTGTTAGTTTTGCGGCAATAACTCTTGCCAACCAATTGAATGCAAAAGTAATTCTGGCAGAAACCCTTACTGGCTCCACAGCCCTAAGTATTTCTAGCCTTCGCCCTAATTGCCCGATTATAATAATTAGCCCGACTGCTAAGGTCTGTAATCAATGCTCTATTGTTTGGGGTGGTAAAACATTTTTGATTTCTAAATCTAAGAATCGTAAAGCTACGATTATAAGAAAGCTCAAAGACAGAAAAAGCATCAGTAAGGGGGACTGGGTGGTCGAAGCCTTTGGTCGCAATGAAGATGTTGCGGGTGGAACTGACACAGTAAGACTATTGGAGGTTGAATGAAGAGAATTATAATCGGCAACTGGAAGATGAATCTGACTGCCAAGCAATCAGAAATATTAATAAACAGGCTAGTAGAAAACACCGAAAGGCCATCTGCAGATATCGTGCTTTGCCCTAACTTTGTCCAGCTTGCTAATATTAATATGTTACTCAAGGCGAAGCCGGGTAATAAATTTAAGCTTGGCGTACAAAATATCAATAATCATGACTTAGGAGCATTCACCGGTGAAGTCAGCGCCCCTATGATCAAGGGTTTAGCCAGCTATGCGATTGTAGGGCACTCCGAGAGGAGGGTTAACTTTGGTGAGACAGATGAGATGATATCAAAAAAGGTTTCAGCCTGTTTACGCAATAAAATAATCCCGATACTCTGTGTCGGCGAGAACTTACACGAAAGACAAGAGGGTTTAGCAAAGCGAACTGTCCTGGACCAGCTCGAGGAGGACCTATCCGAGATAACATCAGCCGAATCAGCCAAAATAGTGATTGCTTACGAGCCAGTATGGGCAATAGGTACTGGCAAAACAGCTAGTCCTTATGATGTAGAGGATATGCTAGAGGGTATCTATCGGTACTTAGTTAACAAATATACTGAGCCTCGGGCAGACAAAATAAGCCTTCTTTATGGTGGCAGTATCAATGCTGAAAATGCTAAGAGCTTCTTGGATCTGAATAAATCTGGAGGGTTATTGGTGGGCGGGGCCAGCCTCAACTATAAGGCTTTTAGTAGTATTTGCCAGCTGGGATAGCTAGTGTGGCTGTTGGATGGTGGATGGTGGGCTATTTATGATAGTATACTAGTGTAAATAAGGAGCAGTAATGACCGAACTTAGCTATGGCGAAAAGTCACCAGAAGTTGTTAATTTAGTAATAGAAATTCGTAAGGGCGAAAAAAATAAATATGAATATGACAAAGAAACTGGCCGGCTTTTTCTAGACAGAGTAAATGGCACAGCCCTGGGCTATCCTACTGATTATGGCTTCGTGCCAAACACTCTTTGTGATGATGGCGACCCACTAGACGGCTTACTAATAATAGATGAGTCTGTACCACACGGCACCGTCGTGCCAGCCAGGCCTATTGGCGTTTTGTACATGATAGATGACGGCGAAGGTGACGAAAAGCTTATTTGTGTTGCGGCTGATGATGTCAGCAAAGACCACATCAAAGACCTAAGTGATCTAGGCGAAAACTTTCCAAAAGTAATAGAGCATTTTTATACTCACTACAAAGACTGGAAAAACAACTGGAGTGGGGTGAGCGTGAGCTTTAACGGCTGGGGAGACGCCCAGGCTGCCAAAAAAGTAATTGCCGAAAGTATTGCTAGCGCCAAAAAAAGTGGCTAATTAAATTTAAAGCCATAATTGAACATCCTAATGGTAGGGTGCTCACGATTGCCTTTTTTATTTTCGCCTCTCATCCTTTGGCACACCCTGGGAGAGTATTGGGAAATTTTATACTTATCATACCCAGGTATAAAGGTGTATCATATATAAATGAATAAATTATTAGAAGGCTTAAACGACGCTCAAGTTGAAGCAGTAGTTAAGACCGATGGCCCAATATTGATGCTGGCTGGCGCTGGTAGCGGTAAAACTAAAACCCTAACCCATCGCATGGCCTATTTAATATCCGAAAAGAAAGTGCCACCATCATGCATCTTGGCAGTAACTTTTACCAATAAGGCAGCAGGCGAGATGCGCTCGAGGGTATCTAGGCTACTTGGGTTTGATGAGAACGGAACTAACCCAATACCGTTTCTTGGTACCTTCCACTCGGTTGCTAATAAAATACTCAGGTATGAAGCCGATCGAATGGGCCTTGGGAGCAATTTTTTAATATATGATTCTGGGGATTCACAGGCCTTAATCAAAAAAATCATGAAGTCCCTGCATATTGATGATAAGAGCATCACCCCCTCTGGTATAGGCTGGATGATATCCTCTGCTAAAAACGAATTAATAGGCCCAGAAAAGTATCGATCCACCACAACCAATCGTGCTGGCCTTATTGCCGCCGATGTATATCCTATTTACCAGAGAGAATTGCGCAAAGCAATGGCTTTTGATTTTGATGACCTTATAATGGAGCTAGTTAAATTGCTTCAAATCGAGCCCGATATACTCGAGAAATATCAGAAACAATTCCAGTACATATTGGTTGATGAATACCAGGACACTAACCACGCCCAGTACAAGCTTATTCAGCTGCTAGCCAAAAAACACAAAAACATTTGCGTTGTGGGCGACGACTGGCAGAGTATTTATTCTTGGCGCGGAGCAAACTACCAAAATATTCTAAATTTCGAGAAGGACTACCCATCCGTGAAGGTTATTAAGCTGGAGCAAAACTACCGATCCACTCAGATGATACTAGACGCCGCACATTCTGTGATTACTAAGAATATCTCGCGTAGCAGCAAGAAATTATGGACCGACTTAGGACTTGGCGACAAAGTCCATGTTGTTTCGACAATCGATGAGGTTAATGA
This sequence is a window from Patescibacteria group bacterium. Protein-coding genes within it:
- the tpiA gene encoding triose-phosphate isomerase; its protein translation is MKRIIIGNWKMNLTAKQSEILINRLVENTERPSADIVLCPNFVQLANINMLLKAKPGNKFKLGVQNINNHDLGAFTGEVSAPMIKGLASYAIVGHSERRVNFGETDEMISKKVSACLRNKIIPILCVGENLHERQEGLAKRTVLDQLEEDLSEITSAESAKIVIAYEPVWAIGTGKTASPYDVEDMLEGIYRYLVNKYTEPRADKISLLYGGSINAENAKSFLDLNKSGGLLVGGASLNYKAFSSICQLG
- a CDS encoding UvrD-helicase domain-containing protein — encoded protein: MNKLLEGLNDAQVEAVVKTDGPILMLAGAGSGKTKTLTHRMAYLISEKKVPPSCILAVTFTNKAAGEMRSRVSRLLGFDENGTNPIPFLGTFHSVANKILRYEADRMGLGSNFLIYDSGDSQALIKKIMKSLHIDDKSITPSGIGWMISSAKNELIGPEKYRSTTTNRAGLIAADVYPIYQRELRKAMAFDFDDLIMELVKLLQIEPDILEKYQKQFQYILVDEYQDTNHAQYKLIQLLAKKHKNICVVGDDWQSIYSWRGANYQNILNFEKDYPSVKVIKLEQNYRSTQMILDAAHSVITKNISRSSKKLWTDLGLGDKVHVVSTIDEVNEGRTIIQTIERLRSTNPSMTLKDVAILYRTNAQSRSLEESLLRYNIPYQVIGGTRFYDRREIKDILAYMRVIFQPNDTVSLARILNVPIRGVGAKSSSAIIDFLDKNEADTIQTLRQPEDIPGLRGKALVEIRNLGVILDDISNKPDLNAFKLWSH
- a CDS encoding inorganic diphosphatase; this translates as MTELSYGEKSPEVVNLVIEIRKGEKNKYEYDKETGRLFLDRVNGTALGYPTDYGFVPNTLCDDGDPLDGLLIIDESVPHGTVVPARPIGVLYMIDDGEGDEKLICVAADDVSKDHIKDLSDLGENFPKVIEHFYTHYKDWKNNWSGVSVSFNGWGDAQAAKKVIAESIASAKKSG